One window of the Salminus brasiliensis chromosome 1, fSalBra1.hap2, whole genome shotgun sequence genome contains the following:
- the henmt1 gene encoding small RNA 2'-O-methyltransferase isoform X2 — MTSLFSPPLYMQRYQFVIEFVKKYIPRKVMDLGCADCRLLRKLKFHRGGIEVLAGVDIDCAAIRERVYALAPLTSDYLQPSPRPLTIELYQGSVTEREPCTQGFDLVTCIELIEHLQLWEVEGFSNVVFGYMNPGTVIISTPNAEFNPLLPGLRGFRNNDHKFEWTRAEFQTWALGVCRKYGYSVEFTGVGEAPGQDRDVGFCSQIGVFQRNADESSAPMNNAAQAEPTVYRLLYKVVYPSLHDNNIFQRTVVCEVLYRAESLKREFVADEQGVQCNLMACVHGLPSDEVRQVEEDVVAEALVVYRHGSQICVPLQHVWTEPKVQALCGNIQRLRQALMDCSQVQLDPDRDAIMLSDEGEAEEEAEEEAEEKDQCEEGDLAPRPIIDNTEDWESELG; from the exons ATGACCagcctcttctctcctccactcTACATGCAGAGATACCAGTTTGTGATCGAGTTTGTTAAAAAGTACATCCCCAGAAAG GTGATGGACCTGGGGTGTGCTGACTGTAGACTCCTGAGAAAGCTTAAGTTCCATCGAGGCGGAATAGAAGTGCTTGCAGGAGTCGACATCGACTGCGCCGccatcagagagagagt GTATGCGTTGGCCCCCCTCACTAGTGACTACCTGCAGCCAAGTCCCAGGCCCTTGACAATTGAGCTCTACCAAGGGTCGGTCACAGAAAGGGAGCCATGCACCCAGGGCTTTGACCTTGTGACATGTATTGAATT GATCGAACACCTTCAGCTTTGGGAGGTGGAGGGTTTTTCGAATGTCGTGTTTGGATATATGAATCCCGGCACTGTGATCATAAGCACTCCGAATGCAGAGTTTAATCCATTGCTACCAGGGTTAAGGGGATTCAGGAACAACGACCATAAATTTGAGTGGACCCGGGCGGAGTTTCAGACTTG GGCACTTGGAGTTTGTAGGAAATATGGCTACTCTGTCGAGTTCACTGGTGTAGGAGAGGCTCCAGGTCAGGACCGGGACGTGGGATTCTGCTCCCAGATTGGAGTTTTCCAAAGAAACGCTGATGAATCAAGCGCACCAATGAACAACGCTGCACAGGCCGAACCTACGGTGTACCGGCTG CTCTACAAGGTAGTTTACCCAAGCCTGCATGACAACAACATCTTCCAGAGGACTGTGGTTTGTGAAGTCCTCTACAGGGCAGAGAGCCTAAAAAGGGAATTTGTGGCAGACGAGCAAGGGGTGCAGTGTAACCTCATGGCATGTGTCCATGGTTTACCATCAGACGAGGTAAGGCAAGTAGAAGAGGATGTTGTGGCAGAGGCTCTGGTGGTGTATAGGCACGGGAGCCAGATTTGTGTGCCTCTGCAGCACGTGTGGACTGAGCCCAAAGTGCAGGCTTTGTGTGGGAACATCCAGCGACTCCGACAGGCTCTGATGGACTGCTCACAAGTGCAGCTAGACCCTGACAGAGATGCCATAATGCTATCTGATGAGGGTGAAGCGGAGGAGGAAGCTGAGGAGGAGGCAGAGGAAAAAGATCAATGTGAGGAGGGGGATTTGGCACCAAGACCCATAATTGATAACACAGAAGACTGGGAGAGTGAacttggctga
- the srp9 gene encoding signal recognition particle 9 kDa protein: MPYYQTWEEFARAAEKLYLTDPMKVRVVLKYRHCDGNLCMKVTDNAVCLQYKTDQAQDVKKIEKLHGKLMRLMVSKESHSGAMETD, encoded by the exons ATGCCTTACTATCAGACGTGGGAAGAGTTTGCCCGAGCGGCAGAAAAGCTCTATTTGACCGACCCAATGAAG gtCCGAGTCGTGCTCAAATACAGACACTGTGACGGGAACCTCTGCATGAAAGTCACAGATAACGCTGTG TGTTTGCAGTACAAGACTGACCAGGCGCAAGACGTGAAGAAGATTGAGAAGCTGCATGGGAAACTGATGAGATTAATGGTCTCCAAAGAGTCCCACAGTGGTGCGATGGAAACGGATTGA
- the henmt1 gene encoding small RNA 2'-O-methyltransferase isoform X1: MDLGCADCRLLRKLKFHRGGIEVLAGVDIDCAAIRERVIEHLQLWEVEGFSNVVFGYMNPGTVIISTPNAEFNPLLPGLRGFRNNDHKFEWTRAEFQTWALGVCRKYGYSVEFTGVGEAPGQDRDVGFCSQIGVFQRNADESSAPMNNAAQAEPTVYRLLYKVVYPSLHDNNIFQRTVVCEVLYRAESLKREFVADEQGVQCNLMACVHGLPSDEVRQVEEDVVAEALVVYRHGSQICVPLQHVWTEPKVQALCGNIQRLRQALMDCSQVQLDPDRDAIMLSDEGEAEEEAEEEAEEKDQCEEGDLAPRPIIDNTEDWESELG; this comes from the exons ATGGACCTGGGGTGTGCTGACTGTAGACTCCTGAGAAAGCTTAAGTTCCATCGAGGCGGAATAGAAGTGCTTGCAGGAGTCGACATCGACTGCGCCGccatcagagagagagt GATCGAACACCTTCAGCTTTGGGAGGTGGAGGGTTTTTCGAATGTCGTGTTTGGATATATGAATCCCGGCACTGTGATCATAAGCACTCCGAATGCAGAGTTTAATCCATTGCTACCAGGGTTAAGGGGATTCAGGAACAACGACCATAAATTTGAGTGGACCCGGGCGGAGTTTCAGACTTG GGCACTTGGAGTTTGTAGGAAATATGGCTACTCTGTCGAGTTCACTGGTGTAGGAGAGGCTCCAGGTCAGGACCGGGACGTGGGATTCTGCTCCCAGATTGGAGTTTTCCAAAGAAACGCTGATGAATCAAGCGCACCAATGAACAACGCTGCACAGGCCGAACCTACGGTGTACCGGCTG CTCTACAAGGTAGTTTACCCAAGCCTGCATGACAACAACATCTTCCAGAGGACTGTGGTTTGTGAAGTCCTCTACAGGGCAGAGAGCCTAAAAAGGGAATTTGTGGCAGACGAGCAAGGGGTGCAGTGTAACCTCATGGCATGTGTCCATGGTTTACCATCAGACGAGGTAAGGCAAGTAGAAGAGGATGTTGTGGCAGAGGCTCTGGTGGTGTATAGGCACGGGAGCCAGATTTGTGTGCCTCTGCAGCACGTGTGGACTGAGCCCAAAGTGCAGGCTTTGTGTGGGAACATCCAGCGACTCCGACAGGCTCTGATGGACTGCTCACAAGTGCAGCTAGACCCTGACAGAGATGCCATAATGCTATCTGATGAGGGTGAAGCGGAGGAGGAAGCTGAGGAGGAGGCAGAGGAAAAAGATCAATGTGAGGAGGGGGATTTGGCACCAAGACCCATAATTGATAACACAGAAGACTGGGAGAGTGAacttggctga